A window from Mangifera indica cultivar Alphonso unplaced genomic scaffold, CATAS_Mindica_2.1 Un_0016, whole genome shotgun sequence encodes these proteins:
- the LOC123205784 gene encoding putative disease resistance protein RGA1 — protein sequence MAEALVSTTLEQITNIGEMKLIVDANELQKLNENLAGIRVLLEDAEKKQVVDRSVNEWLNKLQGICYDIDDVLDEWNTTTARKLQLKEVENASNLWRKVRSHVFSQSFGSKQVFLRQTSALIRIKEINKALDQIVKEQHDFNFRFTMGTQVEQEMSSPVIYLPKVVGKDYDKTVLVNYLLNESSQVSTIPIVSIVGMIGIENTTLAQLVVNDDKVKDRFHNIIWVSVLKTFDEIMVAKAILTSLKKDVAPNLDNLKNLLGEIRQCVESKKFPKTWELFKHALSGSQGSGILVTTPTIKSAKIMGTTKMILLGNEWQSSLLLSRQTQFPRSNSEDKKLDVEFWSLLCKVAFSTMTCDESEHLSLRFENMLGSCNGLPSVVMILGSLLSLKTKSQEWESVDRELSELEKIKNEFPNPLLLSYIELPSKLKKCFSYCAIFPKDFVINKDNLISLWMAQGYLKVSGRADLELVGEEYFAILAMRHFFHDFERSVYDGSIMRCKMPHIVHDFAKFLMGKECLNLIDDGPSKSQLEVPSVEARHAMVLADNIDISYTYSKLRSLVVKNKKIGVDLSIFGNEKGSFECLANLKQLKGFLSITGLGYVRDGEIKKGELADYKNLYGLSLRFDGWTNDDDEGLFKTFDLPPNMEELVIQCYTGKTMPSDWINKLGKLRMLKLLSCFEFKDFSELGKLSSLESLIICNMKSVKKVDNVLFGKDTDVTSSSTPNTSIAFPKLKYLKLWNMLAWEELKWSRSSKSKSVKIMPCLRYLVIDSCPKLKSLSPLGELPSLESLIIKRLNVKRPGNEFLGAVSSASSTVNNFPELRNLEFEDMREWEEWDVKWEKRVMPNLLSLKFHSCHNLVALPDDLLQRPALQKLVINECSFLEEKYLKETGKDWYNVSHIPFIQFHSHIYVNGMRFSLSDVPKLDPELLHPPDQGAANSSDSLSSDFTSYELYTSSFFF from the exons ATGGCTGAAGCGCTTGTTTCCACAACCTTGGAGCAAATAACCAATATTGGAGAGATGAAATTAATCGTGGATGCGAATGAATTACAAAAGCTCAATGAAAACCTGGCGGGTATTCGAGTTCTGCTTGAAGATGCCGAGAAAAAACAAGTGGTGGACCGCAGCGTTAATGAGTGGTTGAATAAGCTTCAGGGCATATGCTATGACATTGACGATGTGTTAGATGAGTGGAACACGACAACAGCACGAAAATTACAACTCAAGGAAGTTGAAAATGCTTCCAACCTTTGGAGAAAGGTACGTTCCCATGTCTTTTCTCAAAGCTTTGGTTCAAAGCAAGTATTTCTGCGTCAAACTTCTGCTCTTATTaggataaaagaaataaataaagctCTCGATCAAATTGTTAAGGAACAACATGATTTCAATTTCCGTTTCACAATGGGCACACAAGTAGAACAAGAAATGAGTAGCCCTGTCATCTATTTACCGAAGGTTGTTGGAAAAGATTATGATAAGACTGTTCTAGTAAACTATTTGTTGAATGAGAGTAGTCAGGTTTCAACCATTCCGATAGTTTCCATCGTAGGGATGATAGGAATCGAAAACACAACTCTGGCTCAATTAGTTGTTAATGATGATAAGGTGAAAGATCGTTTCCATAATATAATATGGGTGTCTGTCCTTAAAACTTTTGATGAGATTATGGTTGCGAAAGCAATTCTTACATCTTTGAAAAAAGATGTTGCACCAAAtctagataatttaaaaaatttgttaggaGAGATTCGTCAATGTGTTGAGTCAAAAAAGTTTCCTAAAACTTGGGAACTATTTAAACATGCTTTGTCTGGTTCTCAAGGGAGTGGCATTTTGGTGACCACACCCACAATTAAGAGTGCAAAAATTATGGGAACCACTAAGATGATCCTACTAGGAAATGAATGGCAATCTTCATTGTTATTATCTAGACAAACTCAGTTTCCTAGATCAAATAGTGAAGATAAGAAGTTGGATGTGGAATTTTGGTCATTACTTTGTAAAGTTGCGTTTTCCACTATGACCTGTGATGAGTCTGAACATTTGAGTCTACGTTTTGAAAATATGCTGGGAAGCTGCAATGGCCTTCCTTCTGTTGTCATGATTTTAGGAAGTCTATTAAGCTTAAAAACGAAAAGTCAAGAATGGGAAAGTGTCGATAGAGAGCTATCAGaattagaaaagataaaaaatgagtttCCTAACCCTTTATTGTTGAGTTACATTGAGTTACcctccaaattaaaaaaatgctttTCCTATTGTGCCATCTTTCCAAAAGATTTTGtcataaataaagataatttgattagttTATGGATGGCCCAAGGTTATCTTAAGGTATCAGGGAGGGCAGACCTAGAGTTAGTGGGTGAAGAGTATTTTGCAATCTTAGCTATGCGTCATTTCTTTCATGATTTCGAAAGAAGTGTTTATGATGGAAGCATAATGAGATGCAAGATGCCCCATATAGTGCACGACTTTGCTAAGTTTCTTATGGGGAAAGAATGTTTGAATTTAATAGATGATGGTCCTTCAAAATCTCAGTTAGAGGTTCCTTCTGTAGAAGCTCGACATGCAATGGTACTAGCTGACAACATTGACATCTCTTATACTTATAGCAAGTTGCGTAGCCTTGtcgtaaaaaacaaaaagattggAGTTGATTTATCCATATT CGGTAATGAGAAAGGTAGTTTTGAATGTTTGGCAAATCTGAAGCAGCTTAAAGGGTTTCTTAGTATAACAGGTTTGGGATATGTGAGAGATGGTGAGATAAAGAAAGGAGAACTTGCAGATTATAAGAATCTTTATGGTTTAAGTCTAAGATTTGATGGGTGGACAAATGATGACGATGAAGGACTTTTTAAAACCTTTGACCTACCTCCAAATATGGAGGAATTAGTGATACAGTGTTACACAGGCAAAACTATGCCCTCAGATTGGATTAATAAATTAGGCAAGTTGCGGATGTTAAAGCTATTGTCTTGCTTTGAATTTAAGGATTTCTCTGAGTTAGGGAAACTATCATCACTTGAATCTTTGATTATATGCAATATGAAAAGTGTGAAAAAGGTGGATAACGTACTTTTTGGAAAAGATACTGATGTGACTAGCTCATCCACACCAAATACCTCAATTGCGTTTCCAAAATTGAAGTATCTCAAGTTATGGAACATGTTAGCGTGGGAGGAGTTAAAATGGAGTCGGAGTAGTAAGAGTAAGAGTGTTAAAATCATGCCGTGTCTTCGTTACTTGGTTATTGATTCATGCCCAAAATTGAAGTCATTGTCTCCTCTAGGAGAGTTACCCTCCCTGGAATCACTCATTATAAAAAGACTGAATGTGAAAAGACCAGGTAATGAATTTTTGGGAGCAGTATCATCTGCTTCTTCGACGGTGAATAACTTTCCAGAGTTGAGAAATCTTGAGTTTGAGGATATGAGAGAGTGGGAAGAATGGGATGttaaatgggagaaaagagttATGCCAAATCTTCTTTCCTTGAAATTTCATTCATGTCACAATTTGGTGGCATTGCCTGACGACCTTCTTCAAAGGCCAGCGCTGCAGAAATTAGTTATCAATGAGTGCTCCTTTCTAGAAGAGAAGTACCTAAAGGAGACAGGAAAGGATTGGTACAACGTCTCTCACATCCCTTTCATTCAATTTCATTCTCACATATATGTGAATGGAATGCGTTTTTCCTTGTCCGATGTACCAAAACTCGACCCTGAG CTTCTGCATCCACCAGATCAAGGTGCGGCAAATTCCTCCGATAGCCTCAGCAGTGACTTTACTTCTTATGAATTATATacctcttcctttttcttctaa